TTAATACGCACTTATGCAACGAAAAGCACTTTAAATATCTCGAGTATAATTACTTAAAACTTAATATAGATATTTAGCTACACATGAACCAGCTTGGAGGGACATATGATATCCGAAAATTCAACCATTACCAAACAGAATATATCGAAAGGACCCCTTTCCACAGAAAGTATCAAAAGGAAAATGTTGAACAGAAAGTACCAAACTGGtcctaaaacagaaaaaaactgacATAATTTTTCTGCGGTAAGGATTGAATTAAAGTTTCTGTTGAGATATGCAGCATCTGATTTCTTTAAAaccaaaaattaacaaaacatgtttttgtttgttttgcaaacTCCTTTTTTGTGTACTGGTACATGCACTTCAAAAGCTGATACTCAATTTAATGACTCTTCAAAACTGAAGGTTGAAACTGATAACCTGACAGGAAACAAATCTCTTTCTGGCTAAGTAAGGATTTCGTaaggaaaatacatgtagttcTATTCCACAAAAAATCTCTGTCTCTTCCATGCCAATATCGTGTCCATGTCGTACAATCTTCTATTTGCTTCCATCTGcagtaaacaaaataattatttatctattacagcaatttaaaaaatattttccaggaaaagataattatattaatatgaggaaatttaacataattaaaaTCCTTTGTCTACTAAAATAGTACCTGTAAGGGTAACTATttactggaacaactgatacgtattagaccttcctgctattTATAATTGCAGACAGAATGGATTAGCTGTTTAGAGAAGATTTACTTAACCTAGATGAAAGAATATTTGCTAACATCTGTAGAAGAAAGAATATTTGCTAACATCCCATAAAATTTAGCTTTGAATGGCTCTGGTTTGGCACTGTTTTTCTTCTGTATTTCAGTAACACAGTGGTGGGGAGTTTAACTATTCAGTGTTCCTAAATTCTGAATCAGCACTAACCTGTTCTGTGCAAGGAATTGGCAAtttttccacatgaatcagaggtggaggatgaatgatttaaGACTTAATCTCATCTATCAAATCACCGTGAAGACCATATATCTTGTCTTGGGATGGAACTCATGACCTTATGTTTCTTATATGTGtgctctccctattaagctaatTGGGCGGACTCTTGAACCTTGTATTTCATTGTCTCAAATCGCACAAATATCACTACTTCACTTACTATATAATATCCAATGCTAGTCCTTTTCTGACCAGGTATATTTCACAATTCTAAAGTATTACAGTCAACGTTTCATACTTCTTAGCATTTCAGCAAAATATCAATGTACTTTTGCCATTACAGAAACAGCTCAGTACTGCTGACAAGCAACTTCTTTTCAACTTCTTTGACTACATATAACTTATACAAACTATAACTAaaacttaaatgaaatttggaaaaaGTTCATGCAATTAAGAACCAGTTAATATCTATATTATAATTTAAATGGTGACATGCATACTGGTAAATGTAAACCTGCATTTGTCTATGCACAGCGTGTGAATATAACAAgaatacaaaaagattttttttaacatttttaggcAAAATTTCACTTAAACTAACAAATAGATAaacttatggtggctgatttaaagaaaaataaaatgtttcgttctgTTGTGTTCTATGGTTCGTTAAGTCGCaatgttagttttgttttatctCTATGGCGCACATGCAAAAATGACACACAAAACTTGCAAAATTTTGTTATGGCACTTTGACGTGCATGCCAGGATGACACAATGGAAGTGCTACAAAAGCTGCCAAAGTGACTTAACAAAGTTTCCTAAATCAGCTACCATATAAACTCTATGTTTGTTTGTAAGACTGACACAATTCAGGTTGTATGTCCAGCTGTTAATTGCAGGTATTTCAAGCATGGGCTGGCATATGGGTAGAACCGCAGACTTTGCACAGGTAGTATGCATGGCTTCCTCACGTTTCAACCAAAAAACTATCTAGTTTATAAAGTTGGTAAATAATTCAGGCAAAACAGAAATCCAATCTAGATGTGTTGTGCTCCCACTTCCTGTCACTTTACATGTCTTCATGACCCAACCTgaatttttaatacatgtatatatgcatgCATCACAAACATTTAACAAGTGTAATTTTCACTAATTCAAGGGCTAAAACTCTGGTCTGGCTATATATAATCCCAACTAAAACACTAGGTGCGCAGctccacatgctgaataacaatcccgTGAGGTTTGATaactatgtcaaatattttttgagatattcaCAACACAAatccggacggatggacagacagatggacaaggCAACTCTAAAGACCCCGAAAAAttttgggggcacaaaaatcatCTACCTGGACCTATTTATGCTGTAGCTGCAGAAATTGCAAGACATGTTACCAGGAAAAATTATATATAGAACCCAAAAACAACAATGATTATCTAATCTAAGAAAGTCTCAATAATACGACCACCAGGAAAATATAGTTTCTAAACTAgaattatgtatttcattacatGCAAAGAATAGGGGAAAAAGCTGGGATGAACATGTCACCATGACAACATGCATTTGTTTACCTCGGTAGCCATGGTAACCATAATGATGTAAACTATTATAGTGTTGTAGATCTGAAGAATTTTGAGAACCTGTAATGATTCAATTACAGTTTGTCTTGTAAGTTTTGCGTTCAGTTTTACAGAATAAAATCCATATTCAAAAACATGTAAAGATTTGTTACATGATTAACATCtgtcaatacattttcaaattatctAACTCTAAAAAAAACCTGgcttaaaaacttttttactcAATTCctcaatattttggaaaaaagtgcAAGTATAAAAACATCTGGGTTAAGTTGGAATTTGACTATATTTTTCAGAGACTTGACAGAGCAGAGCATAAAATTAATAGCCAAATAAGTAGACATTACTGAGTTAATTATTACAATTTTCATTACAATTAATGTAGAATATAGATGTTAATAGAACTCTAATGATAACTGATGTCAAACATAAACTTCAATTCATGGTTATAAATCATTGTCAATGGAAAGTACATGTTACATTTAAAGTTAGGACAAAATCACCAAACTCATTTATCATAACTTTCGATAAAAAATCAACAAttgcgtttaaaaaaaaaagctggaCTGGAAtctattgtcgaaataaaattgaGCTGAATGGCGAGATTTTGTCCAGATTAATTGTGAGAGttatttcagtacaaaacacataacataattatgtatcaaGTAAGAGTTACAGCAATTACATGCAGTTTTTTGTTCAGATTACCAACAACAAAATCGGGTAAAAATGTCATAAAGATTGTGAGATACTGTGGTATCATCGTTACTCATGGGGACTAATtttctggtcgcaaatgcactatgttggttttctcatggtgcggctcgtaTCATTTTGGGCAAGTTTTActcccatgaaattaaatgatttcccAGTATTCACCAGTAAGAGATAACATTGACTTTCATTGGTACAGAATAACAATGTCTCTCTCACAATAGAGAAGACTGATGGTTCCAAAGAGGATGCAGCCTGCTTAAGAATGAACATTTTTTCAGCTGTGgtttattttaacctttaccctgctaaatttctaaaatgaactggtccatcaatcaatttgggatgtaccacttattattcaaaggagtgttcactgaaactttaccggctgaatagcaaacagtgcagaccatgatcagcctacaaaggcaaaataacttgccgccagcaggctaaaggttaaaacaaacATCCTTCtacaattaatttgtttgtttgatattgtcCTACACAAGTTATTATGTAACTAGCGGGTGTACCTAGATTCAGTACCAATCAGAATAAAATTGTTCTCTGAAGGTAACAGAAAGTCAGGAACAAATGATGAATATTAACATGCTGTCTCCTGTCAAATTATCTCTGGAACCAATGCACCGactgtttcattaaaatttgccTTTCTTGGCCCAAttttacaaggcagtctgaaagacagctatatcccccgcagCAGTTATGGATAGTGatagggttgatggtattgggtggaagcattgactttgttaagtatattttatagtccgtGTATGAAGAAatatatgaatttgaaaatagAGGTTTaggagttacagagcagacacgtaatggaaggcttaaacttttgaccttgagttgtgaccttgaccttgagccaccatggctgactcatgaggtcTGTACATCGTCTtaattaggtgatcatttgaccaaagtttcatgaaaatccttcaaggggtttaggagatacagagctcaaacttttgaccttaagttgtgaccttgaccatgagtcaacatggctgacacatgagttctgcacatcgtcttgatgaggtattcatttgactaaagtttcatgaaaatccttcaaggggtttaggagatacagagcggacacaaaatggaaggctcaaaccttttaccttgagttgtgatcttgaccttgagccaacatgactgaaccatgagttctgcacattgtcttgatgaggtattcatttgactaaagtttcatgaaaatccttcaaggggtttaggagatacagagcggacacaaaatggaaggctcaaacctttgaccttgaattgtgaccttaaccttgagccaacatggctgacccatgagttctgcacatcattttgatgaggtgatcatttgaccaaagtttcatgaaaatccttcaaggggtttaggacatacagacaggacacaaaatgttacggacagatggagaccattcctataaccccttcCCCCACCACTTGTGGAGGGGGATTAAAAATCAAGTTTATGGTAACAACCTTTATCCATCCCTTCTTTCATCCACTTTTCccttcattttttataaaaaaatttttttaacacaTTCTTAAACTGAGAGGTGAGTGCCAGATTTTTTTCATCAACAGCATCAAGGCCACAAAGACTGTTTCCACATCGTGAGGAAAACTGATTAATGTAAAACATCTATGGGAATCTTACCTGGAGTTGACATTTGTTTATTATATGTAGGCCTGCGCAGCTGCTGTACTGCAAATAAACAATATGGATATAATAGTACATGTAAATTTATGATGAATTAAGAGaagaatatattattttatcttaatGACAATAATGTAGGGTCATAATGGAAAAGGAGTATGCGTGCTATTGGGGGAAACTGACcccaaattttcaaaaagcaCAAAACTAAATCTATTAATCTCATTATTTTTCAGTCGACAAGATTATGAGAAAACCATGTATCAATAATTTGTTTGCTTTTCATCTTTATCTGATTATGTATTATAttaacatttatgattttatattttgtatttaatagtAGATGTAGTTCATCTGAAACAACATTTTCTTCTTGATGAAAGAGGCTTTACATTCTATTTGTTCAACTACTTTCATCCCATGTAACAATATTAAATGTGTGACTTGCCAGATTTTCTTTAAAAGGTATTGAACTAGTGATTAATATTAAGGAATTTGAAAGCATCATTTggtttattttgaaccctgaagaaggctaatgtagccgaaatgttggtgaaaaataaagtgacttgttaaaaaaagtttttgtagttttgactacttttaatacttacaTAAAGCTTATATTTCAGTGTTTAATATATTACCTGCTTGGTATGATTGTAACTGTTCTGGTGTCAGACTGGACAATTTGACACTCTGGTACCCTGGAACTGCTTGTGGGCTGGTTACTGGCATTGTGTAAGGTTTTGTCTGCATTCCGGCGGCACTTTGTAATCTGGCCTGCAACTCCTGAATTGATGAGTTCGGACTCCATCCATGTTGAGTTTGTCCTAGGGAAGAGGTAACCTTGGGGCTTGGAGTTCCTTGGTTTGGGGACCTTTGGATACTTGGTCCTGGAAAATTAGGGCTACTGGTTTGAGCCTGTGCTTGTCCAAAAAGAGACTTGAGCAAACTTGAAGCCGGGCGGCTGTTGGTAGTTACGGTTACCCCTGCTGGATTGAACAAAACTGGACCTTGACTTTGTGAACTGTGCAAGGTCACAATATGAGGACTTCCTGTTTTGCCCTGAGATGAATTATGGGTAATTTTCACAGTCTGTGACTGGGGTGAAGTTTTCCTGAGAGAATCGGAGGTTGGAGATACCTGCACATAATGACCGCTAGACTGTTTTTGAATGGCTTTAACCTGTTGTAACATACAACTCCCTTGGCTACTTTCATTTAACTGCTTTCTTATCAAATTATCACTTAAATGTTTATGCTGGCCATTTCCTTCTTTAAACTGACCAGTCAACTGTTTTCTGGAACTACCTTGACCTAATGGAATGTTTTTAGACATTGCTAAACTCATTGGACTTTGACTGGGCATTTTTGGTTGATCATCACTTTTTGCCGTCTGCATAAAGGCAGCTTTCTGAGATGCCAGTTGCATAGCAATTTTCTGAGTATACTGCTTTCCTTTTTCCTCTAGTTCCATTTTTTGTGCCGTCAGTAGTTTAATTTGACGTTGTTTCTCTGCCTCAAGATGCATTTTCTGTTGATGTGCAAGTTTTTTACGTTGTTCATTTAACATCAATTGTGTATCAGTTAATTTCTGATTACCAGTAGGCGAGATTTGTTTCGGTGTGGCTGTGTCTTGAGTATGAACATATTTCGCAAACTGGGCCATGTATCCACTAGCTGCTTGCGGAGTATTATTAGAATTTTGTCTTTGTATCACTGGTTTTGGAGGCGATTTTTCTCTAGGCTGTTCACCACCGATCGAAGACCTTAAAATATCAGAGACCATATGGTCCCACGAACTATCTGTCTGCTTTGTTCCTGGTAATTTCACGTCACTGATTTTTATCATTGAAGGAGAAGGCTTTTCTGTACTTCCTTGTAAAGAGCTTCTTATTAAGGAAGCACTAATCGGCAACACACCAGCAGTTTCAGTAGAACTGTTCGCATAGTCGAGTATTGTTGACATTACTTTTTTTGGAGGTGCAGTTGGCGTGCTTTGGCTATTGATTACCGGTTTAGCACTGTTTAGACTGGCACTcatagtttttaaaacattacttccTGAGTTAAGTTTGGACACATTAACATATGGCATCTTTGCTGAATTTGATATAGAAGACACTGGCGTATTCGGTGATTTTGAGATCTGGTTTGAAGCAGACACAGCTTGTGCCTTGCTTACTAATAATGGTTTCTTTGCCTTTTGTCTGAAGTTATAAAACAACTTTTATGAAATTATGAGTAAAGCTCAAAAGTTACAGTTAACtgctaaaataatattttttactattttttatttacatctagATCTCACTAAGTAATAAATGCCCTCTCTTCCATGACAGAGGCATTCAACTCTTTGTCTATGTTACTATGCAAATAAACACtactatcaaatatttctgtcaaattcagtaaaaagaaaataatcttaacatgtaaatttactttttctttgttcttttattttctgtttgtatCTTATTAAATGAACTCTCTACATTCTAAGCTTAATCATGCTATGTATAGCaaacatacattgtatataaagtatgaatattacacatttcttgttgtttgtttttctatgtcaaacatttttcattttttatgctaTTTTTGGCATGGACTGGCACCTGTGTAAAaccacatactgtgaaatcattaatatttgtgggatgctaaatttcatggatttcgtAGTTACTCCACAAAATCAAATCCCAAACAAGCATACAAAATTCATATTCATTTCATCTTCAAAGCTTCATATCttgatgaaataaccattttggccaaaaccaagaaatttcatacctaaaaattaaatgattttacagtaccttCAGCAAGCCTCAAATGATGACAAAGACATGTTACTAGTAAAATAAATCATACATCCTGTGCATATAACTTAGACGCCCTATCAGTAAACATAAAAGCTTACGGATTGGTCCACAATGAATGGGCAGCTTTGCTTTCCTTGTAGAGAACGCGAGTCTGCATCCAGCCTTTGGGCCAGATTGGGCGGACATCTTGCTCTAGGAAGGCTTTACAAAACTCCTCTGCTGTTTGTGATTTTCCCTTAGACATCATATATGTATGCATCTTAACACGGACAACATCACATAACAAGGACCTGTGAAAACAAATATaagcataaataatatatttaaataataatatatataatatatatatgtatgctaAAATGTGCGTGTAGAAAATGGGCCTAATCTCTCACCTGAAGAGAACCTTGACCATTTGAACTGGCTTCTGAGTTGTAAATCATGAAAAGTAGttatttaaagtatttctatttttaggtctggaggctcctaaaaggggccaaatggaGCCATTTGAACATACCTGAGAGAGAaccatgcaaggatgctacaaccaaagtttggtgaacataggtcaagttatttcaaagtcTCTCTATTTCTAGCCCTGGCAAGGTGCACACCTATTTCAACAAACTTAAGAGAATATACAAggctgctacagaccaagtttggttaaGCTCCATTAAGTGGGTGTAAGAAGGAGTtgttcatagatttttttctattttcagctccaTACAAAGGTCCATAGAAagatgcttctgaccaagtttggtgaagatccatcaataagttcatgacaagaagtcgtttcaagatttttctatttttagcccttgCAGTTCCCTAAAAAGAGGCTGAGCTGGATCATATGAATAAACATGAGAAAATACACCACAAGGATGTTACAAAACAAGATTGGTGGAGACTGAACAAGAggttcataagaagttgtttgaaggtttttttctctctatttttagctctgatggccCTGTAATGGGGCCTACCATCTGAGCAAAAATGAGAGGGGtacatacaaggatgctacagattaagtttgatggagatccaaCATCTGGTTcgtgagaagttgtttaaagggttCTTTATTTCTAGTTTTGGTGGACCCTAAGGGGGaccaagcaaaaccatttgataaaaacttgagagaggtccatgccaggattcTACTGACcaagtctggtgtaattctgactGGTTGTTGCTGAAAAGATGTTTAAGCAAAAATTATGACACCAGACTACGGTGCCTCATGATCCACTTATAATATTAGCTCATCCTGAAGTCAGATGAGCTGAAAGTACAGACAAAATATTTATGCAAGGGCAAggagaactagagctatcactgaaggtgatgaatgtaccccccgcacgcactgacacggtacattgcaatttgacgcacaccagattgcataattatgtggactgtatgtatatagtatagtaacaaaaaagaaagtcccataactctgcagatttttttcccgaaaaaacctaacatgcaccatgcacaactagggttggtactggtcacttgtgtgaggtttcattaaattgtgtcatggggatgaggagagttggtgcacacaagattgcatatgcagactctatgtatatagcatagtaacaaaaaacaaagtcccataactctgcagaatatttatataaaagaacgtaacatgcattatgcacaactagggttggtactgatcacttgtgtgaagtttctttaaattgtgtgcaagggttcgggagattaggcgcgcacaagattgcatatgcagactgtatgtatatagcatattaacaaatacaaagtcccataactgtgcagattttttttctgaaagaacctgacatgcacaactagggttactactgatcacttgtactaagtttcattaaattgtgtgcatgggttcaggagattaggcgcgcacaagattgcatattatatagtatagtaacaaaaaagtcctgtaactctgcaattttttttctgaaagaacctaacatgcaccatgcacaactactgttgttactgataacttgtgtgaagtttcattaaattgtgttaaggggatgaggagagttggtgcgcacaagattgtgtctcagacagacagacggacggacagacagacagacaacctgaaaccagtatacccccttgAAGTTGTTCAGGGGGTACAAtaataaattacaatatttctattacagcAAAGACAAAGACAGCTTTATGGCCAAACAAACATTAACATTACGATAATGCAACTAGAACATTAATTCTGACAATAAATATTCGTCTTTGACAACATCTTCATCAATTGATGAAAGGTTAGCGATAACTTCATTTACTAAAAGACATCTTAATCTATCAGGAGGCATTGAAAAAAGCTGAATTAGGTGAAATACTAAACTTGACCTATTTTTGCATTAAACAAAAATTGATCTGACATTTGACAATATTCAAACTTTCCACAGCTTAAACTGACCTAACTTCAGCATCCCAGACAAACTTTTTTCTTGGTCCAGTTTGACGTTTCTTAGCTGTATCAGACTGATTTGTTTTCTCATCTTCATCGCTTTCAGTTGCAGCATCTTCTTTTCCACCTTCCCTCTCTTTCTCTTCTTTTGGAGTTTCCTTATTAACTTCTTCAAGTCTTGTAACATTAAAAATAACACTTTGTTAAATTTGGATTTAAAATGGCAAAACTTAAAGGTGGTACGTTTAGAAATTCTGAAATTACTTTTCATAAGTTagtaaaacaaattcattttttgcTAAACTGAAGACCTTACCAACTACTTCCTCAAATATAATGCTAGAGATGGAGTGTGTATCAGTAgaacaaattttaatttctgGTTTAACTCTTGCtccatttttataaaatctttcatttattatattagaACTGTATGACAATTTACTTAATTTTCTGATTCAATGACATACTTTTCCAGTGCAACCTTTTTACAATCCTCTTCATACTTTTCTATCAGCGCTGGCATTATTCTGTTTACAGCTACAATGGACAAAACATTTCAAGCCTTTAGTTTTTCATTATCTACATATATGCTTTATTCAAATCAATTTGTTCATCTTACATGGTTTAATCGATTTGTTCAGGAACAGCACATATAGCAGTATTTCAGGTAAGGGTTAGGAACCATTATATAGAACCAATGACCTCTGTAAGCTGTTCCTTACATGAAAAACTACCTCCTGAGTGGGCCTCAAACTTACAGTGCAAAGGGGCAAGTAAATTATCCACAGTGGGGCAATAACCTACTGTATTGCAGGGCATCcatgttttttgaaaatcaaaataatttaagagcaatttaagaaaatatattgtctgaaaatatttctattttcagctctttaAAAGTCTCCATACTCTTGGTGGAGGACCCTACCTGAGGTTAGAATAGATGTCATTACAATATCTGAATATTTATAGCTCTGGTAGGCATGTTTTCAGGCAAATCaaaacaatctgaacaatcttcatagatcATTACCCAAGGaacagaacaatttgaacaatcttcgtatGCAAATTCTGGAcaataaagggtcataactcttgtctGACCAACAGAAATCTGGAACAAACCccaagatgcacaacttcacatgctgaataatattcctatgatgtttcaagaccataggtcaaatatgttttaagatatgtGTGACagacttttatgcccttttatgcatattttgactaagtcaaggacgctggtctggctgagtgaaatcttaaacaaaacccaaggtgcacaacttcacatgctgaataatattccagTAATGTTTCAAAATCCTGGgtaaaatacttcttgagatacatgcgatacaaacttttaggccctttttatgcatattttttactaaatcaaatgacgtaactctggtctggctgtgtgaaatcccaacaaaaacaaaggTGCACAATTTCGCgtctgaataacaatcctgtgaggtatGATGATTCTAGGCCAAAagctttttgagatatgcatgacacaaattcagACAAATCGACAATGGCAACTATAAGTGCCCTCTCACCAAAATTTTGGAGGGCTAAAAAAGACACAGAAAATGTCAAGTTATTCTTTACCTTCCTTGAGTTTATCCAATGGCTCTTTAATTTTGTCCTCTAGTTCTTTGACACGTAATGTTTTGGCACGTTTCAGCAATGTTTCCTTACTGCAGGGTAAGAATGCTGCAAGGTGACCAAACATGGCTGACCTGTTACTGACAGTCATCTGTTTGGAAGCCATCTCTACTCTGAAAGTTAAAACTTCTGAATTTAAGAAAATGAGTACCTGTACTTTGTGAAATACATTCTATCACAAGTTCTATATTTGCTTCTTAGTATAAAACAACTTCCCCACAATAGATTTGATCACTGATGGCATTACATGTATTGTCTTCAATTAATCTGTCacagaacaagagggtcatgatgacccttgatcgctcacctgagtaatatgagctacatgtttcaaatgtcaaactgatgttaaaatatggtcactgaaagtcagttttaagatcggtgagcaaaactgtacatgtcatccaaatttcaaggctgtaccttaaaaaccaagaaagtaggtcagtaggtcaaggtcacagtcaagtgacccctacttggggtcatcaggttattataattaaacagtctaggaaatatgatcagataatcttttaagtattttttcctatataactcatataacaagtgacccccgggggcagggcctcttttcaccccagggacataatttgaacaatcttgttagagaaccactatgcaatgctacataccaaatatcaaaagcctaggccttgaacttttagacaagaagatttttaaagttttttcctatataagtctatgtaaaacttgtgacccccggggcggggcctcttttcttCCCAGGgtaataaattgaacaatcttggtagaggaccacaaggcaatgctaaataacaaacatcaaaggcctaggtcttgtggtttcagacaagaagatttttaaagttttttcctatataagtctatgtaaaacttgggacccctggggcggggcctcttttcacccaaggggcataatttgaacaattttcatagaggaccattagatgatgtcacatgccaaatatcgaggctctacgctttgcggttttggacaagaagattttttaagtttttcctttcggttgccatggcaaccagagttctttgtggaattcaattctttgaacaattctgaaagggggccacccaaggatcattcctgtgaatggtgtaattctgcccagtggttttaaaga
This window of the Mercenaria mercenaria strain notata chromosome 5, MADL_Memer_1, whole genome shotgun sequence genome carries:
- the LOC123558330 gene encoding ubinuclein-2-like isoform X2 produces the protein MEGPKRLQFTTLGPPGKQEKKDVTPKTHRFNLDIPESTDTTCPEFFYTELLKTIPGTEEKPKSDDPFDDDDADKLAAIARGFEEKYNKPITGKKKKKKWQDNYYLEQLGEGYDENDTFIDNSEAYDEVLPETMTTKLGGFYINSGRLELKEMSDSSEDEFRSPLPVKKNKKRRISSDEDSDGEKVVKKKKMKDTLSVDGEVKKKKKKKLIVPPGEKPIKKVKLKDKVKDGKSNAVSALIKTTSPNLNGDSVENGVISSDSDEDDEVKSQMKSNISMVIDSVVAMAANDSNSRGEFEDSMPKKDIDPESIPKLPLTLPSGMEEKIHAKETRDGKCKFFTENVNKLLLEVEMASKQMTVSNRSAMFGHLAAFLPCSKETLLKRAKTLRVKELEDKIKEPLDKLKEAVNRIMPALIEKYEEDCKKVALEKLEEVNKETPKEEKEREGGKEDAATESDEDEKTNQSDTAKKRQTGPRKKFVWDAEVRSLLCDVVRVKMHTYMMSKGKSQTAEEFCKAFLEQDVRPIWPKGWMQTRVLYKESKAAHSLWTNPQKAKKPLLVSKAQAVSASNQISKSPNTPVSSISNSAKMPYVNVSKLNSGSNVLKTMSASLNSAKPVINSQSTPTAPPKKVMSTILDYANSSTETAGVLPISASLIRSSLQGSTEKPSPSMIKISDVKLPGTKQTDSSWDHMVSDILRSSIGGEQPREKSPPKPVIQRQNSNNTPQAASGYMAQFAKYVHTQDTATPKQISPTGNQKLTDTQLMLNEQRKKLAHQQKMHLEAEKQRQIKLLTAQKMELEEKGKQYTQKIAMQLASQKAAFMQTAKSDDQPKMPSQSPMSLAMSKNIPLGQGSSRKQLTGQFKEGNGQHKHLSDNLIRKQLNESSQGSCMLQQVKAIQKQSSGHYVQVSPTSDSLRKTSPQSQTVKITHNSSQGKTGSPHIVTLHSSQSQGPVLFNPAGVTVTTNSRPASSLLKSLFGQAQAQTSSPNFPGPSIQRSPNQGTPSPKVTSSLGQTQHGWSPNSSIQELQARLQSAAGMQTKPYTMPVTSPQAVPGYQSVKLSSLTPEQLQSYQAVQQLRRPTYNKQMSTPGSQNSSDLQHYNSLHHYGYHGYRDGSK
- the LOC123558330 gene encoding ubinuclein-2-like isoform X3; this encodes MEGPKRLQFTTLGPPGKQEKKDVTPKTHRFNLDIPESTDTTCPEFFYTELLKTIPGTEEKPKSDDPFDDDDADKLAAIARGFEEKYNKPITGKKKKKKWQDNYYLEQLGEGYDENDTFIDNSEAYDEVLPETMTTKLGGFYINSGRLELKEMSDSSEDEFRSPLPVKKNKKRRISSDEDSDGEKVVKKKKMKDTLSVDGEVKKKKKKKLIVPPGEKPIKKVKLKDKVKDGKSNAVSALIKTTSPNLNGDSVENGVISSDSDEDDEVKSQMKSNISMVIDSVVAMAANDSNSRGEFEDSMPKKDIDPESIPKLPLTLPSGMEEKIEQLKNHAKETRDGKCKFFTENVNKLLLEVEMASKQMTVSNRSAMFGHLAAFLPCSKETLLKRAKTLRVKELEDKIKEPLDKLKEAVNRIMPALIEKYEEDCKKVALEKLEEVNKETPKEEKEREGGKEDAATESDEDEKTNQSDTAKKRQTGPRKKFVWDAEVRSLLCDVVRVKMHTYMMSKGKSQTAEEFCKAFLEQDVRPIWPKGWMQTRVLYKESKAAHSLWTNPQKAKKPLLVSKAQAVSASNQISKSPNTPVSSISNSAKMPYVNVSKLNSGSNVLKTMSASLNSAKPVINSQSTPTAPPKKVMSTILDYANSSTETAGVLPISASLIRSSLQGSTEKPSPSMIKISDVKLPGTKQTDSSWDHMVSDILRSSIGGEQPREKSPPKPVIQRQNSNNTPQAASGYMAQFAKYVHTQDTATPKQISPTGNQKLTDTQLMLNEQRKKLAHQQKMHLEAEKQRQIKLLTAQKMELEEKGKQYTQKIAMQLASQKAAFMQTAKSDDQPKMPSQSPMSLAMSKNIPLGQGSSRKQLTGQFKEGNGQHKHLSDNLIRKQLNESSQGSCMLQQVKAIQKQSSGHYVQVSPTSDSLRKTSPQSQTVKITHNSSQGKTGSPHIVTLHSSQSQGPVLFNPAGVTVTTNSRPASSLLKSLFGQAQAQTSSPNFPGPSIQRSPNQGTPSPKVTSSLGQTQHGWSPNSSIQELQARLQSAAGMQTKPYTMPVTSPQAVPGYQSVKLSSLTPEQLQSYQAVQQLRRPTYNKQMSTPDGSK